In Polynucleobacter arcticus, the following proteins share a genomic window:
- a CDS encoding efflux RND transporter periplasmic adaptor subunit, translating to MKQEFTEMTAKLKEFCARYMAVAKAYAQDWAATVVKTQNDLYTFTHTWFSEHLPRVAQQYDKSPQWTQKGLFYLPWFFLFLIILNYFNVFDRSPMIKSIQDPNVVIVNDDLRKMIADGKVANGSFVEELRASGRIDFNELFLSRIGANVTGRVSEILAIPGQMVKQGDILAKITSTELTQSQLSYLKAKSASQLADQAANRARILFKEDVIALAELQRREAESSSAKAEFRAANDQLRVQGMDQASIDRLAKSGVIESINNVIATIPGEIVERKINKGQVVQPADALFTVADLSSLWAVAEIPESSSYLIRKGQKVTLIIPALKNAQTEGVVAHVDSIVNPQTRTVVVRMEVPNKDGLIKPGMLATMLIESQPTERLLVPVSSVIREDNYDHVFIREDDDTYRMVTVKLGPEGKGYRPVISGLKEGQEIAVDGAFHLNTERKRQLSGG from the coding sequence ATGAAGCAAGAGTTTACGGAAATGACGGCAAAGTTAAAAGAGTTCTGCGCCCGCTATATGGCAGTTGCCAAGGCCTATGCTCAGGACTGGGCTGCCACCGTCGTCAAAACCCAAAATGATTTGTATACCTTTACCCATACCTGGTTTAGTGAGCACTTGCCACGTGTGGCGCAGCAATACGACAAGAGCCCCCAATGGACACAGAAGGGTCTCTTTTATCTTCCTTGGTTTTTTCTATTCCTGATCATCCTCAATTACTTCAATGTGTTTGATAGAAGTCCGATGATTAAGTCTATTCAAGACCCCAATGTGGTGATTGTGAATGACGATTTACGCAAGATGATTGCTGATGGAAAGGTAGCTAACGGCTCTTTTGTGGAAGAGCTGCGCGCGTCTGGTCGCATTGATTTCAATGAACTATTTCTGTCGCGTATTGGTGCAAATGTGACCGGTCGTGTTTCTGAAATCCTAGCGATTCCTGGTCAGATGGTAAAGCAGGGTGACATCTTGGCAAAGATTACATCCACAGAATTAACGCAGTCCCAACTCTCGTATTTAAAAGCAAAAAGTGCCAGCCAGTTAGCAGATCAAGCTGCCAACCGTGCCAGAATTTTGTTTAAAGAAGACGTGATTGCTTTGGCTGAATTACAAAGACGCGAAGCGGAGTCTAGTAGTGCAAAGGCCGAGTTTCGGGCGGCAAATGACCAGCTCAGAGTACAGGGAATGGATCAGGCTAGCATTGATCGCCTCGCAAAATCGGGCGTGATTGAATCCATTAATAATGTTATTGCCACCATCCCCGGGGAAATTGTTGAGCGGAAAATTAACAAAGGGCAGGTAGTGCAGCCTGCAGATGCGCTCTTTACAGTAGCTGACTTGAGCTCTTTATGGGCTGTAGCAGAAATTCCAGAGAGCAGTTCCTATTTGATTCGTAAAGGCCAAAAAGTCACTCTGATTATTCCTGCCCTCAAAAATGCGCAGACGGAAGGCGTAGTAGCGCACGTCGATTCCATTGTGAATCCGCAAACCCGTACGGTAGTGGTCAGAATGGAAGTGCCTAACAAAGATGGCTTAATCAAGCCCGGTATGTTGGCAACCATGTTGATTGAAAGTCAACCTACTGAGCGATTATTAGTGCCAGTCAGTTCAGTAATTCGGGAAGATAATTATGACCACGTATTCATTCGCGAAGATGACGATACTTATCGCATGGTGACCGTCAAGTTAGGGCCGGAAGGGAAGGGCTATCGTCCGGTTATTTCTGGCCTCAAAGAGGGGCAAGAAATTGCGGTCGATGGTGCATTTCATCTGAATACTGAGCGCAAGCGACAGCTGAGCGGCGGATAA